The proteins below come from a single Iocasia fonsfrigidae genomic window:
- the dnaK gene encoding molecular chaperone DnaK, with protein sequence MGKIIGIDLGTTNSCVAVTEGGEPSVIPNAEGNRTTPSVVAISKKGERLVGETAKRQAITNPDQTVSSIKRHMGTDYKVNLNGKDQTPQQISAMILQKLKRDAEEYLGEEVTEAVITVPAYFTDSQRQATKDAGKIAGLEVKRIINEPTAASLAYGLEDDKEQTILVFDLGGGTFDVSILELGDGVFQVVSTSGNNHLGGDDFDKKVMDYLADEFKKEHGVDLRKDRMAMQRLKDAAEKAKKELSSVMTTNVNLPFITQTDDGPKHLDVDITRAKFDELTADLVEKTMEPSRRALKDADMSPSDIDEVILVGGSTRIPAVQEAVKKLIGKDPHKGINPDEVVAMGAAIQGGIMAGDVNDIVLLDVTPLSLGIETLGGVFTKLIDRNTTIPTEKSKVFSTAADNQTSVDIHVLQGERKMASHNKTLGRFQLTNIPPAPRGVPQIEVTFKIDTNGIVHVSAKDLGTGNEQNITIKSSTGLSDEEIDQMVNEAEAHEEEDKKRLEEIEARNEADSLVYQTEKTLKDAGDKVEQSVKDKVEQAKDDLKKALEGEDIEEIKNKTEALTNELTELSSQLYAQAQQQAEQAGQDPAGDTGDDNTVDVDYEEVDEEDNE encoded by the coding sequence ATGGGTAAAATAATTGGTATTGACTTAGGAACAACTAATTCATGTGTGGCTGTAACTGAGGGGGGAGAACCCTCTGTCATACCTAATGCAGAAGGTAATAGAACTACTCCTTCTGTTGTCGCAATTTCAAAAAAGGGTGAACGTCTGGTAGGGGAAACTGCTAAGAGACAGGCGATTACAAACCCTGATCAGACTGTTAGCTCTATTAAACGACATATGGGAACTGATTATAAAGTTAATTTAAATGGTAAAGACCAGACTCCACAACAGATATCAGCTATGATTTTGCAGAAACTAAAACGTGATGCAGAAGAATACCTTGGTGAAGAGGTTACAGAAGCAGTTATTACTGTTCCTGCATATTTTACTGATAGTCAGCGTCAGGCCACCAAGGATGCTGGTAAGATTGCAGGATTAGAAGTCAAGAGGATAATAAATGAACCTACAGCTGCTTCTCTGGCATATGGTCTGGAGGATGATAAAGAACAGACCATTCTGGTATTTGATCTTGGTGGTGGGACATTTGATGTATCTATTTTAGAACTTGGTGATGGTGTGTTTCAGGTTGTGTCTACTAGTGGTAACAATCACTTGGGTGGTGATGATTTTGATAAAAAGGTTATGGATTATCTGGCTGATGAATTTAAGAAAGAACATGGTGTAGACCTGCGTAAAGATAGAATGGCAATGCAGCGCTTGAAAGATGCTGCCGAAAAAGCGAAGAAAGAATTGTCATCAGTGATGACTACTAATGTTAATCTACCTTTTATTACCCAGACTGATGATGGCCCAAAACACCTGGATGTAGATATAACCCGGGCTAAATTTGATGAATTAACTGCTGACCTTGTTGAGAAGACAATGGAACCTTCACGAAGGGCTCTCAAGGATGCTGATATGTCACCTTCTGATATAGATGAGGTTATACTTGTTGGTGGTTCTACCAGAATTCCAGCTGTTCAGGAAGCAGTCAAAAAATTAATTGGTAAGGATCCCCATAAAGGTATTAACCCTGATGAAGTTGTGGCTATGGGTGCTGCTATTCAGGGTGGTATTATGGCAGGGGATGTAAATGATATTGTCTTATTAGATGTTACCCCATTATCTCTTGGTATTGAAACACTTGGTGGTGTTTTCACTAAATTGATTGACAGGAATACTACTATACCTACTGAAAAGAGTAAGGTTTTTTCAACTGCTGCTGACAATCAGACCAGTGTGGATATTCATGTTTTACAGGGTGAAAGGAAGATGGCCAGTCATAATAAGACACTGGGACGTTTTCAGTTGACAAATATCCCGCCAGCTCCCAGGGGAGTTCCGCAAATAGAGGTAACCTTTAAAATCGATACTAATGGTATTGTTCATGTCTCAGCTAAAGACCTGGGGACAGGTAATGAACAAAATATCACTATTAAATCATCTACTGGATTATCTGATGAGGAAATAGACCAAATGGTAAATGAAGCTGAGGCTCATGAAGAAGAAGATAAAAAACGTCTAGAAGAGATTGAAGCCAGGAATGAGGCAGACAGCCTTGTCTATCAGACAGAAAAGACTCTTAAAGATGCAGGGGATAAGGTTGAGCAGTCTGTAAAGGATAAAGTTGAGCAGGCTAAGGATGACCTTAAAAAGGCTCTTGAAGGTGAAGATATAGAAGAGATTAAAAATAAGACAGAGGCTTTAACCAATGAATTGACTGAATTAAGCAGTCAACTCTATGCCCAGGCTCAGCAGCAGGCAGAGCAAGCAGGTCAGGACCCAGCAGGAGATACTGGTGATGACAATACTGTTGATGTAGATTATGAAGAAGTGGATGAGGAAGATAATGAATAA